In one window of Acidimicrobiales bacterium DNA:
- a CDS encoding glycosyltransferase family 4 protein, protein MKITVLLPLLPPLTPSGGYRVHLEYANRLAARGHEVTVVFPLTVPLPPPPPAGAPAAAGAPAAMAVEPSPSVGERLWWFDLDDRVRTLVVPDLRAPSVPPSDVVVLTSWATAEAALDHPPSLGRKVYVVYDYEYWRSVPEAIRDRMARTFHIDADVVATSVAVEEMLADNGVRPAVTIPCGIDLTTFRLRRPVEERAPMRVGLPLRAEPFKATADGVAALEQVRRRVGPNLDVVAFGSATVPDLPDWVHVVARPSDAELVELYNSVSMFVLPSRYEGWGLPGCEAMACGAALVTTDSVGVRSYAHHDETALVVPPGAPEALADAVCDLLHDDERRRRLAHAGQAYVQRFTWEAAVDALERVLAR, encoded by the coding sequence GTGAAGATCACCGTGCTGTTGCCGCTGCTGCCGCCGCTCACGCCGAGCGGGGGCTACCGGGTCCACCTGGAGTACGCCAACCGCCTGGCGGCCCGGGGCCACGAGGTGACGGTGGTCTTCCCGCTCACCGTTCCCCTCCCGCCGCCCCCTCCCGCCGGGGCGCCGGCGGCCGCCGGTGCGCCGGCGGCGATGGCGGTGGAGCCGTCGCCCTCCGTCGGCGAGCGGCTGTGGTGGTTCGACCTCGACGATCGGGTGCGCACGCTCGTCGTCCCCGACCTCCGGGCCCCGTCGGTGCCGCCGTCCGACGTGGTGGTGCTCACCTCATGGGCCACGGCGGAGGCCGCCCTCGACCACCCGCCGTCGCTCGGCCGCAAGGTCTACGTGGTGTACGACTACGAGTACTGGCGCTCGGTGCCCGAGGCGATCAGAGATCGCATGGCGCGCACGTTCCACATCGACGCCGACGTGGTGGCCACGTCGGTGGCCGTCGAGGAGATGCTGGCCGACAACGGCGTGCGGCCCGCCGTCACCATCCCGTGCGGCATCGACCTGACCACCTTCCGCCTCCGCCGCCCGGTCGAGGAGCGGGCGCCCATGCGGGTCGGGCTCCCCCTGCGGGCCGAGCCGTTCAAGGCGACGGCCGACGGCGTGGCCGCCCTGGAGCAGGTGCGGCGCCGGGTGGGCCCAAACCTCGACGTGGTGGCGTTCGGGTCGGCGACCGTGCCCGACCTTCCCGACTGGGTCCACGTGGTGGCCCGGCCGAGCGACGCCGAGCTGGTCGAGCTGTACAACTCGGTGTCTATGTTCGTGCTGCCGTCGCGCTACGAGGGGTGGGGGCTTCCCGGCTGCGAGGCGATGGCCTGCGGGGCCGCCCTGGTGACGACCGACAGCGTGGGGGTGCGCAGCTACGCGCACCACGACGAGACGGCGCTGGTGGTCCCGCCCGGCGCCCCGGAGGCGCTGGCCGACGCCGTGTGCGACCTGTTGCACGACGACGAACGCCGCCGCCGGCTCGCGCACGCCGGCCAGGCGTACGTCCAGCGCTTCACCTGGGAGGCGGCGGTGGACGCCCTGGAGCGGGTGCTGGCGCGATGA
- a CDS encoding M20 family metallopeptidase has protein sequence MAGTRQRLGQRHLRVQVAVPRRAREQHAHEGPSPLSFPGASRRVVPGHRRTGTGRPSTQRSPAARRAWRRRASSCGVRRARSCPRPWPCAGGSTGGPSSASTSRGRSRRCSTRWPACRSTSSWARASRRWSPTCTAPLRGRRSSCGPTWTPCPSARRPAWSSPPSAGVMHSCGHDAHVAMLVGAASLLARHRAHLAGTVRLMFQPGEEQHHGARAMLEEGLLDDPPVSAAFAIHSIPTYRSGHVGCLPGPLLASSDSLRITMRGRGGPAAAPDQTLDPVPAACETVLALQSLVTRRVSPASPAVLSITGLAAGSGDAVIPDEVTIEGTLRALSGQARATVVDGVRRISAGIAAAHELVAEMVVDEGYPPLANDAGFTTWVAGVARDVVGEGFVHLWDRPLMSSDDFAYVLARVPGAMVALGSEPPGGAPAAPNHSAAMVLDEAAMATGIALHAGVALSYLAADGARRDASA, from the coding sequence GTGGCCGGTACCCGCCAGCGCCTGGGCCAGCGGCATCTTCGGGTGCAGGTGGCCGTACCCCGCCGCGCTCGTGAACAGCACGCGCACGAGGGTCCCTCCCCACTGTCGTTTCCCGGCGCCAGCCGCAGGGTAGTGCCGGGGCACCGTCGGACCGGCACCGGCCGCCCCTCGACGCAGCGATCCCCCGCCGCGAGGCGAGCGTGGCGCCGCCGGGCGAGCAGCTGCGGGGTGAGGCGCGCACGCTCCTGCCCGAGGCCGTGGCCCTGCGCCGGCGGATCCACCGGTGGCCCGAGCTCGGCCTCGACCTCCCGCGGACGCAGCAGGCGGTGCTCGACGCGTTGGCCGGCCTGCCGGTCGACGTCGTCGTGGGCAAGGGCATCTCGGCGGTGGTCGCCGACCTGCACGGCGCCGCTCCGGGGCCGACGATCCTCCTGCGGGCCGACATGGACGCCCTGCCCCAGCGCGAGACGACCGGCCTGGAGTTCGCCACCGAGCGCGGGCGTGATGCACTCGTGCGGCCACGACGCCCACGTGGCCATGCTGGTGGGTGCAGCATCGCTGCTGGCCCGCCACCGCGCCCACCTGGCGGGGACGGTGCGCCTGATGTTCCAGCCCGGCGAGGAGCAGCACCACGGCGCCAGGGCCATGCTCGAGGAGGGCTTGCTGGACGACCCGCCGGTGAGCGCCGCCTTCGCCATCCACTCCATCCCCACCTACCGCAGCGGCCACGTGGGCTGCCTGCCCGGCCCGCTGCTCGCCTCGTCGGACTCGCTGCGCATCACGATGCGGGGCCGGGGCGGTCCCGCTGCGGCGCCGGACCAGACGCTGGACCCGGTGCCCGCCGCATGCGAGACGGTTCTCGCCCTCCAGAGCCTGGTGACCCGCCGCGTCAGCCCGGCCAGCCCGGCCGTCCTCTCCATCACCGGGCTGGCCGCGGGCTCGGGCGACGCCGTCATCCCCGACGAGGTGACGATCGAAGGGACGCTGCGGGCCCTGTCCGGCCAGGCGCGGGCCACCGTGGTCGACGGGGTACGGCGCATCTCGGCTGGCATCGCGGCGGCGCACGAGCTGGTCGCCGAGATGGTCGTCGACGAGGGGTACCCGCCGCTGGCGAACGACGCCGGGTTCACCACGTGGGTCGCCGGCGTGGCCAGGGACGTGGTGGGCGAGGGCTTCGTGCATCTCTGGGACCGGCCGCTCATGTCGTCCGACGACTTCGCCTACGTGCTGGCTCGCGTCCCCGGCGCCATGGTCGCCCTGGGCAGCGAACCGCCGGGCGGCGCGCCGGCCGCACCGAACCACTCGGCGGCGATGGTTCTCGACGAGGCGGCGATGGCCACGGGCATCGCCCTGCACGCCGGCGTGGCGCTGTCCTACCTCGCGGCCGACGGCGCCCGTCGCGACGCGAGCGCGTAG
- a CDS encoding toll/interleukin-1 receptor domain-containing protein: MRIFLSYRRSDVGGHAGRLSDSLAQRLGSRNVFQDVTDIGAGHDFAAAIHGALEGADAAVAVIGPGWLEASTADGRPRLFDPDDYVRLELATVLKRNVPVAPALVGGASLPAAADLPEDLRPLVGRQAIELRDESWHQDVDNLLRSLRGEPVVKTKRPLRRSTALAAAAVLLAAAIGVAAWRPWDGGSAGDDDGSEARPSPSCPDPTGAGWTTFTPHADPRVSVDSEGGQVEFTVRAARWRPLRPGQWQVVLDTTMGVRNREGAYHDYYRYGRLILAEREFDQTCFESERDQVDTDTVGDARVGYTVTCEPKGRIQLVTEAGRIPVTDDPDPSTC; this comes from the coding sequence GTGCGCATCTTCTTGAGCTACCGGCGCTCCGACGTCGGCGGCCATGCCGGGCGCCTGTCGGACAGCCTGGCCCAGCGCCTGGGCTCGAGGAACGTGTTCCAGGACGTCACCGACATCGGTGCCGGCCACGACTTCGCCGCCGCCATCCACGGCGCCCTGGAGGGGGCCGACGCGGCGGTGGCGGTGATCGGTCCCGGTTGGCTCGAGGCATCGACGGCGGACGGCCGGCCCCGCCTGTTCGACCCGGACGACTACGTCAGGCTCGAGCTGGCCACCGTCCTCAAGCGCAACGTGCCGGTCGCGCCCGCCCTCGTCGGGGGTGCCTCCCTACCGGCGGCCGCCGACCTTCCCGAGGACCTTCGCCCGCTGGTGGGTCGCCAGGCCATCGAGCTCCGGGACGAGAGCTGGCACCAGGACGTGGACAACCTGCTCCGGTCCCTCCGCGGCGAGCCGGTGGTGAAGACGAAGCGGCCGCTCCGCCGCTCGACCGCCCTCGCCGCCGCCGCCGTCCTCCTCGCGGCCGCCATCGGCGTCGCCGCGTGGCGTCCCTGGGACGGCGGCTCGGCGGGGGACGACGACGGGTCCGAGGCCAGACCGTCGCCCTCGTGCCCCGACCCGACCGGTGCGGGCTGGACCACCTTCACGCCCCACGCCGATCCTCGGGTCAGCGTCGACTCCGAAGGCGGCCAGGTCGAGTTCACCGTCCGGGCGGCGAGATGGCGGCCGCTTCGACCGGGCCAGTGGCAGGTCGTGCTGGACACGACCATGGGCGTGCGAAACCGGGAGGGCGCCTACCACGACTATTACCGGTACGGGCGCCTCATCCTGGCCGAGCGCGAGTTCGATCAGACGTGCTTCGAGTCGGAGCGCGACCAGGTCGACACGGACACCGTCGGCGACGCCCGCGTCGGCTACACCGTGACGTGCGAGCCGAAGGGGCGTATCCAGCTCGTCACCGAGGCGGGACGGATCCCCGTGACCGACGACCCCGACCCCTCCACCTGCTGA
- a CDS encoding DUF222 domain-containing protein has translation MDTVSSETAGEVPLEHLEHEICQLSAHLSAAMCRWLELVAEFDRRQGWGHQGAKSWAQWLSWRCGLSLVAGRQHLRVANRLPALPAVRDAFAAGELTYPKVRALVRIATPESESELVELARHTTAAQLDRIARVRAGVDTGDAEEAARRHAARHVHWFWDDDGSLVLTARLGADEGALVLQALDAAAHALRSGTTDDDPAGSSGDLSVNAKTAVPEDSSCDDPAGSSEAAAIGDPAGSSEGTAVDDPAGSSAPVEPVVDATADARARNAESARVPASRADALVAMAETMLAHGPAARDGGERYQVVITVDVATLAGVGPVGWGEIDDGPGLPSEAARRLACDSTVVAMSLADGGEPLSVGRATPTIPRHIRRALRTRDGGCRFPGWSPHQSCGRSSSTSTISIASSAS, from the coding sequence ATGGATACCGTCAGTAGCGAGACCGCCGGCGAGGTGCCGCTGGAGCACCTCGAGCACGAGATATGCCAGCTGTCCGCCCACCTCTCGGCGGCCATGTGCCGCTGGCTCGAACTGGTGGCCGAGTTCGACCGGCGCCAGGGCTGGGGCCACCAGGGGGCGAAGTCGTGGGCCCAGTGGCTCAGCTGGAGGTGCGGGCTCAGCCTGGTCGCAGGCCGCCAGCATCTCCGGGTGGCGAACCGTCTCCCCGCCCTACCGGCCGTGCGGGATGCGTTCGCGGCCGGCGAGCTGACGTACCCCAAGGTGCGGGCGCTGGTGAGAATCGCCACACCGGAGTCCGAGAGCGAGCTGGTCGAGCTGGCCCGCCACACCACGGCCGCCCAGCTCGATCGCATTGCGCGCGTGCGGGCCGGCGTCGATACCGGTGACGCCGAGGAGGCGGCGCGTCGTCATGCCGCCCGCCACGTCCACTGGTTCTGGGACGACGATGGCTCGCTGGTGCTCACCGCCCGGCTCGGCGCCGATGAGGGTGCCCTCGTGCTTCAGGCCCTCGACGCCGCCGCCCACGCCCTCCGCTCCGGCACCACGGACGACGATCCCGCGGGATCGTCCGGGGACCTCTCGGTGAACGCCAAAACCGCGGTACCGGAAGACTCCAGCTGCGATGACCCCGCGGGATCGTCCGAGGCCGCCGCGATTGGCGATCCCGCAGGATCGTCCGAGGGCACCGCGGTAGACGATCCCGCGGGATCGTCTGCACCTGTCGAGCCGGTCGTGGATGCGACTGCCGACGCCCGTGCACGCAACGCCGAGAGCGCCCGGGTGCCGGCGTCTCGGGCCGATGCGCTGGTGGCCATGGCCGAGACGATGCTGGCCCACGGCCCCGCCGCCCGCGACGGCGGCGAGCGCTACCAGGTGGTGATCACCGTGGATGTCGCCACTCTGGCCGGCGTCGGCCCCGTCGGGTGGGGTGAAATCGACGACGGGCCAGGCCTGCCCTCCGAGGCGGCCCGGCGCCTGGCGTGCGACTCGACGGTGGTGGCCATGAGCCTGGCCGACGGAGGCGAGCCGCTCAGCGTGGGGCGGGCCACCCCCACGATCCCCCGCCACATCCGCCGCGCCCTACGCACGCGTGACGGCGGGTGCCGGTTCCCGGGCTGGTCGCCGCACCAGTCGTGCGGCCGGTCGTCCTCGACGTCGACGATCTCAATCGCCAGCTCGGCGTCGTGA
- a CDS encoding phosphopantetheine-binding protein: SDLRRALGATLPPYMVPSVIVALDAFPLTPNGKIDRNALPAAQAPGERTYVAPRTSEEVVLAEVWAEALSVEQVSVHDNFFDLGGHSLLATQVVALTRERAGAEIPVRAIFEAPTVAELAVVVAGAGGRPTLPPLVAVDRARFRR, encoded by the coding sequence TCGGACCTGCGCCGGGCGCTCGGGGCGACGCTGCCGCCCTACATGGTGCCGTCCGTCATCGTCGCCCTCGACGCGTTCCCACTCACGCCGAACGGCAAGATCGACCGCAACGCCCTGCCGGCGGCCCAGGCCCCCGGCGAGCGGACCTACGTGGCGCCCCGCACGTCGGAGGAGGTGGTACTGGCCGAGGTGTGGGCCGAGGCGCTCAGCGTCGAGCAGGTGAGCGTGCACGACAACTTCTTCGACCTCGGGGGCCACTCGCTCCTGGCCACCCAGGTCGTGGCCCTCACCCGGGAGCGGGCGGGAGCGGAGATCCCCGTCCGGGCCATCTTCGAGGCGCCCACGGTGGCCGAGCTGGCGGTGGTGGTGGCCGGCGCCGGCGGGCGCCCCACCCTCCCGCCGCTGGTGGCCGTCGACCGGGCCCGGTTCCGGCGCTGA
- a CDS encoding helix-turn-helix domain-containing protein, which translates to MAAPQGRSDTGDRELEPNSLPEPLVRGFQDLGLSPYESRVLLALLQRGSANSVELSKRSGVPRTAVYPVLQGLGMRGMADRVAGPGPAVWASPGRDQVMQRLKAAEEERLRQHRDRADGVRQLLDRTFPEEPPDVALPFVHILPGARQMKGTYEELLRSADSEVMMFTRAPYTWSFPNPNHAVLEMLERDVDVRVLYEAREWDDLSAEPFRAEMAVYHAAGVKARLVEHLALKLVIVDRSVALVNMLHPVAVDGYPTTLHIEHPGFAGLAATAFDQLWDDAQPLREPRLDDGAVDGALEALDGDPAPVEGDTVARRRLRRTTD; encoded by the coding sequence ATGGCCGCACCACAGGGACGCTCGGACACCGGCGACAGGGAGCTGGAGCCGAACTCGCTCCCCGAGCCTCTGGTGCGCGGCTTCCAGGATCTCGGCCTCAGCCCCTACGAGTCGAGGGTCCTCCTCGCCCTGCTCCAGCGGGGCTCGGCCAACAGCGTCGAGCTGTCCAAGCGCTCGGGCGTGCCGCGCACGGCCGTCTACCCCGTCCTCCAGGGACTGGGCATGCGGGGCATGGCCGACCGGGTGGCCGGGCCGGGCCCGGCCGTGTGGGCCAGCCCGGGGCGCGACCAGGTCATGCAGCGGCTGAAGGCGGCCGAGGAGGAGCGCCTGCGCCAGCACCGGGACCGGGCGGACGGCGTCCGCCAGCTGCTCGACCGCACGTTCCCCGAGGAGCCGCCCGACGTGGCCCTGCCGTTCGTGCACATCCTGCCCGGCGCCCGGCAGATGAAGGGGACGTACGAGGAGCTGCTCCGCAGTGCCGACTCCGAGGTGATGATGTTCACCCGGGCCCCCTACACCTGGAGCTTCCCCAACCCGAACCACGCCGTGCTGGAGATGCTCGAGCGCGACGTCGACGTGCGGGTGCTCTACGAGGCCCGGGAGTGGGACGACCTCAGCGCCGAGCCCTTCCGAGCCGAGATGGCCGTCTACCACGCGGCGGGGGTCAAGGCCCGCCTGGTCGAGCACCTGGCCCTCAAGCTGGTGATCGTGGACCGGTCCGTCGCCCTGGTGAACATGCTCCACCCGGTGGCCGTCGACGGGTACCCCACCACGCTCCACATCGAGCACCCAGGCTTCGCCGGGCTGGCCGCCACCGCCTTCGACCAGCTCTGGGACGACGCCCAGCCCCTGCGCGAGCCGCGGCTCGACGACGGGGCGGTCGACGGCGCGCTGGAGGCGCTCGACGGCGACCCGGCGCCGGTCGAGGGCGACACGGTCGCCAGGCGCCGCCTGCGCCGCACGACCGACTGA